One Alnus glutinosa chromosome 3, dhAlnGlut1.1, whole genome shotgun sequence genomic region harbors:
- the LOC133863739 gene encoding putative glucose-6-phosphate 1-epimerase yields the protein MSNTSSGEMAYVEHTAGINGLPKVILREVRGCSAEVYLYGAQVTSWKNEHGEELLFLSSKAIFKPPKAIRGGIPICFPQFGIQGSLEQHGFARNRFWIVDPDPPPFLTSSPNKAFVDLILKHSEEDVKIWPHRYEFRLRITLGPGGDLMLTSRIRNTNTDGKSLTFTFAYHTYFAVTDVSEVRVEGLETLDYLDNLKNRERFTEQGDAITFESEVDKTYLSTPTKIAIIDHERKRTFVLRKDGLPDAVVWNPWDKKAKAIPDFGDDDYKHMLCVEAACVEKPIVLKPGEEWRGRQELSAVPSSYCSGQLDPRKALQSG from the exons atgTCGAATACTTCGTCTGGGGAAATGGCGTATGTGGAGCACACTGCGGGCATCAATGGCCTTCCCAAGGTCATTCTCCGCGAGGTTCGTGGCTGTTCTGCTGAG GTGTATTTATATGGGGCTCAAGTTACCTCTTGGAAGAATGAACATGGGGAAGAATTGCTTTTTCTTAGTAGTAAG GCTATTTTTAAACCTCCAAAGGCAATCCGTGGAGGTATTCCAATATGTTTTCCTCAA TTTGGAATTCAGGGTTCTCTTGAACAACATGGATTTGCTAGGAATAGGTTTTGGATTGTAGATCCTGATCCCCCACCTTTTTTAACTAGTAGCCCCAATAAGGCTTTTGTTGATTTAATACTTAAGCACTCTGAAGAAGATGTGAAGATCTGGCCTCACAG ATATGAGTTTCGCCTAAGGATAACTTTGGGACCTGGAGGAGATTTGATGTTGACGTCCCGTATTCGCAATACAAATACAGATGGAAAGTCGCTTACGTTCACGTTTGCATATCACACATATTTTGCTGTTACAGATGTCAG TGAAGTTCGGGTGGAAGGACTAGAGACCCTTGATTATTTGGATAACCTGAAGAATAGAGAGCGATTTACAGAACAAGGAGATGCAATAACGTTCGAATCAGAA GTGGACAAAACATATCTCAGTACCCCAACAAAAATTGCTATTATTGACCATGAAAGGAAGAGAACATTTGTATTGCGGAAAGATGGACTTCCAGATGCTG TGGTTTGGAATCCATGGGATAAGAAAGCAAAGGCAATTCCCGACTTTGGGGATGATGACTACAAGCATATGCTGTGTGTTGAGGCTGCTTGTGTTGAAAAGCCCATTGTACTGAAACCTGGTGAAGAATGGAGAGGAAGGCAGGAACTATCTGCTGTTCCTTCCAGTTATTGCAGCGGACAACTTGACCCACGAAAAGCACTTCAAAGCGGCTAA
- the LOC133863079 gene encoding uncharacterized protein LOC133863079: MKPPPHQHSRINLADVKAQIVKRLGPGRSKQYFYYLSRWLSLKLSKVEFNKLCFRVLGRENVPLHNQFIQSILKNACHSKVPPAPTPEKEVQACTSDGYQPSGPYPLLNGAVFPSSPPKARSEILIGSVGKVGFASPQSTVTVDNVISEDGDCDIWKSVHHHQRLRETADSEGEVLLSHSAKLNLIKGSTDSVVSVHSKDQKEVLVAEDGKEVFSRSAVQAPLGIPFSSVSVGRVCRSFPLASIDRCTSSYDSGGLLETNALRERMQLIAAARGLEGVSMECANLLNSGLDAYIKGLIKYCIEFVGARCGRDLSKKNFYKHQFQGKLVTGVLPGLHFQSQRTNRLLEGIQEQGQHFLVSLLDFKVAMELNPQHLGKDWPLLLEKICTQASEE; encoded by the coding sequence atgaaACCACCGCCACATCAGCATTCGCGGATCAATCTTGCAGATGTCAAAGCTCAAATAGTTAAGAGACTCGGGCCAGGGAGATCGAagcaatatttttattatttaagcAGATGGTTGAGTTTAAAGCTAAGTAAGGTAGAGTTTAATAAGCTTTGTTTTCGAGTTTTAGGGCGAGAAAATGTTCCACTCCATAATCAGTTTATTCagtcaattttgaaaaatgcttgTCATTCAAAAGTTCCACCGGCACCAACTCCTGAGAAGGAAGTTCAGGCGTGTACAAGTGATGGGTATCAGCCAAGTGGGCCCTACCCTTTACTGAATGGGGCTGTCTTTCCATCCTCACCTCCAAAGGCAAGGTCAGAAATTCTTATTGGGTCGGTTGGGAAGGTGGGTTTTGCTTCGCCTCAATCAACGGTTACTGTTGATAATGTGATATCAGAAGATGGGGATTGTGATATATGGAAGTCGGTGCATCATCATCAGAGACTCAGAGAAACAGCAGATAGTGAAGGAGAGGTTTTGCTTTCCCACTCTGCTAAATTGAATCTAATAAAGGGATCAACAGATAGTGTAGTTTCTGTACATAGTAAAGACCAGAAGGAAGTATTAGTTGCTGAAGATGGAAAAGAAGTATTCAGTAGAAGTGCAGTCCAGGCCCCACTTGGGATTCCGTTTAGCTCTGTTAGTGTGGGTAGGGTCTGCAGATCTTTTCCTTTAGCAAGCATTGATAGATGCACTAGCTCATATGATAGCGGTGGATTGCTTGAAACCAATGCACTTAGGGAACGGATGCAGCTCATTGCTGCAGCACGGGGCCTTGAAGGGGTGTCAATGGAATGTGCCAATTTGTTGAATAGTGGGTTGGATGCTTACATAAAGGGGTTGATCAAGTACTGCATCGAATTTGTTGGGGCAAGATGTGGACGCGACTTGTCAAAGAAAAATTTCTACAAGCACCAGTTTCAGGGGAAGCTTGTTACTGGTGTCTTGCCAGGTCTTCATTTTCAGTCGCAACGTACCAATAGGCTTTTGGAAGGCATCCAAGAACAGGGACAGCATTTTCTGGTTTCATTGCTAGATTTCAAGGTGGCAATGGAGCTGAACCCACAGCACCTTGGAAAAGACTGGCCATTGCTACTGGAGAAAATATGTACACAGGCATCTGAGGAATAG